The genome window aggctgaaatcaacaccaacgaGTGAGGGAGAGGAAGCAAATTCACTGCCAGATAATTGGGCATTTCAGGAATGTAACAGCATGTCTAATTTGTGATGGCAAATGCCCATTGTAATACATTGATAATGGAAAGTGTCCATCGGCCATATGATATATTGCCAGTGCCAACATTTCATACTGCAATTGGACAGTGTCCCATGCCAATATATTTGAAAAGGGATTTCCCATCACGAAATGGACATGCTGAAATTAACACCAACGAGCGAGGGACAGGAACAACTAGCTCTGCTTGGCTGTCCAGAGTTCAACGGCCCAGACAATTGTGCGTTTCAGCAATGTCCAATTCGTGATGGTAATTGCCCAATGTAATATATTGCTAACGGACAGTGTCCATTACACATTTTATATATTTCCATTGTCAACATGTTATACTGCAATTGGACACTGTCCATtgccaatatatatatatatatatatatatatttttttttttgtttaaattttatccccttttctccccaattttcgtggtatccaatcgctagtaattactatcttgtctcatcgctacaactcccgtacgggctcgggagagacgaaggtcgaaagccacgcatCCTCCGacgcacaacccaaccaagccgcactgcttcttaacacagcgcacctccaacccggaagccagccgcaccaatgtgtcggaggaaacaccgtgcacctggcccccttggttagcgcgcactgcgcccggcccgccacaggagtcgctggagcgcgatgagacaaggatatccctaccggccaaaccctccctaacccggacgacgctagcccaattgtgcgtcgccccacggacctctcggtcgcggccggctgcgacagagcctgggcgcaaacccagagactctggtggcgcagctagcactgcgatgcagtgccctagaccactgcgccacccgggaggccaataTATTTTAATAGGGATTTACCATCACAAATTGGGCAGGCTGAAATCAACACCAATGAGAAATGCTGACTTCCTATAATCAAACATGACAAATAGACCTTCAAGGCTGAATCGGGACTAAACATACTGATATATACAATTTGGTTATTATATAGGCCATCTGACTTGGGTTTGGAAGCTGACTTTTTATGATCATATGTTACAAACAGATATAACATCCTGATTTGGTACTTTCAatgacatttggaaagtattcagacaccttgattttttcccacattttgttatgttacattctttttctaaaatgcattaaatattttttttcccctcatcaatctacacacaataccccataatgacgaaccAAAAacgtaaatattacatttacatatgttatcagaccctttactcagtactttgttgaagcacctttggcagcaattacagccttcttgggtatgacgctacaagcttggcacctgtatttggggtgtttctccctttcttctctgcagatcctctcaagctctgtcaggttagatggggagcgtcaccacacagctattttcaggtctctccagagatgtttgatcaggttcaagtgcaggctctggatgggccactcaaggacattcagagagttgtgccgaagtcactcctgcgttgtcttgcctgtgtgcttagggtcgttgtcttctTGAAGGTTGTCTTGGCTGTcttcaccctagtctgaggtcctgagcagatttgcatcaaggacctctctgtactttgctccattcatctttccctcgatccagactagtctcccagtccctgccgtggaaaaacatccccacagcatgatactgccaccaccatgctttgaCGTAGGTATAGTATTGgtcaggtgatgagcggtgcctggtttcctccagacgtgacgcttggcattcagtccaaagagttcaaccttggtttcatcagaccagagactcttgtttctcatggtctgagagtcctttcattgccttttggcaaactgttGGCAAagcggtcccagctttgatgcacctgtactgacctcgccttctggatgatagtggggtgaacaggcagtggctcgggtgtttgttgtccttgatgatctttttggccttcctgtgacatcgggtggtgtaggtgtcctggagggcaggtagtttgcccccggtgatgcattgggcagaccccaccaccctctggagagccttgcggttgcgggcggtgcaattgccataccaggcggtgatacagcccgacaagatgttctcaattgtgcatctctaaaagtttgtgagggatttagatgccaagccaaatttcttcagctttctgaggttgaagaggcgctgttgcatcttcttcaccacgctgtctgtgtgggtggaccatttcagtttgtcagtgatgtgtacgccaaggaacttaaaactttccaccttctccactactgtcctgtcgatgtggataggggggtgatccctctgctgtttcctgaagtccacaaacatctcatttgttttgttgatgttgaatgagagattattttcctggctccacactcccagggccctcaccttctccttgtaggctgtctcgtcattattggtaatcaggcctactactgttgtgttgtctgcaaatttgatgattgagttggaggtgtgcgtggccacgcagtcatgggtgaacagggagtacaggagggggctgagcatgaacccttgtggggccccagtgttgaggatcagcgaagtggaggtgttgtttcctaccttcaccacctggggcggcccgtcaggaagtccaggacccagttacacagggcggggttcagacccagggcccccgagcttaatgatgagtttggagggtactatggtgttgaatgctgagctatagctaatgaacagcattcttacataggtatgtatgcctcttgtccagattggatagggcagtgtgcagggtGAAGGCAATtgtatcgtctgtggatctatttgggcggtaagcaaattggagtgggtctagggtgtcgggtaaggtagaggtgatatgatccttgactagtctctcaaagcacttcatgataacagaagtgagtgctaccgggcgatagtcatttagttcagttacctttgctttcttgggtacaggaacaatggtggacatctagAAAAATGTGGtggcagcagactgggataggtagAGATTGAATATCCCTGATGTttctctggaaggaaatcctcaccctgagctcatcaactttattatccagagactgaacattagcgaatAATATACTCGAAACCGGTTGATTGTGTGCGAGTCGCactagaagtccactctgaaTACCTCTAATCCACCGGTGGTGCTTTGGATCAGCCTTTGGATTGCCCTGGGGGGTGCGACCAAAGGATCcaatttgggaaagtcgtattcctggtcgtaatccTGGTAATGCTGATGAGATACCggcgctctgatatccaaaagttattcccggctgtatgtaataacacaaaaacaatTCTGGGCTGATAATGTAATaaataacacatacaaaatacTGCAACATTTCCTAGGAGCTAGAAGCACGGCTGCCCTATCTGTTCTACACTGCTCCAGTCAGGAGCAGAGTAAAGACACTTCCTGGAAACAAGACCACCCAGTCAGGAGCAGTGTAGAACACTTCCTGGAAACAAGACCACCCAGTCaggagcagagtagaacacttcCTGGAAACAAGACCACCCAGTCaggagcagagtagaacacttcCTGGAAACAAGACCACCCAGTTaggagcagagtagaacacttcCTGGAAACAAGACCACCCAGTCAGGAGCAGAGTAAAAACACTTCCTGGAAACAAGACCACCCAGTCAGAAGCAGTGTAGAACACTTCCTGGAAACAACAAGACCACCCAGTCaggagcagagtagaacacttcCTGGAAACAAGACCACCCAGTCAGGAGCAGTGTAGAACACTTCCTGGAAACAACAAGACCACCCAGTTAGGAGCAGTGTAGAACACTTCCTGGAAACAAGACCACCCAGTCAGAAGCAGTGTAGAACACTTCCTGGAAACAAGACCACCCAGTCAGAAGCAGTGTAGAACACTTCCTGGAAACAAGACCACCCAGTCAGGAGCAGAGTATAACACTTCCTGGAAACAAGACCACCCAGTCaggagcagagtagaacacttcCTGGAAACAAGACCACCCAGTCAGAAGCAGTGTAGAACACTTCCTGGAAACAAGACCACCCAGTCAGGAGCAGTGTAGAACACTTCCTGGAAACAAGACCACCCAGTCAGGAGCAGTGTAGAACACTTCCTGGAAACAACAAGACCACCCAGTCAGGAGCAGTGTAGAACACTTCCTGGAAACAAGACCACCCAGTCaggagcagagtagaacacttcCTGGAAACAACAAGACCACCCAGTCAGGAGCAGTGTAGAACACTTCCTGGAAACAAGACCACCCAGTCaggagcagagtagaacacttcCTGGAAACAAGACCACCCAGTCaggagcagagtagaacacttcCTGGAAACAAGACCACCCAGTCAGGAGCAGTGTAGAACACTTCCTGGAAACAAGACCACCCAGTCaggagcagagtagaacacttcCTGGAAACAAGACCACCCAGTCAGGAGCAGTGTAGAACACTTCCTGGAAACAAGACCACCCAGTCAGGAGCAGTGTAGAACACTTCCTGGAAACAAGACCACCCAGTCAGGAGCAGTGTAGAACACTTCCTGGAAACAAGACCACCCAGTCAGGAGCAGTGTAGAACTGTTCTGTCATTTCCCTGTGGTATAAAACAGATTTCATGATTATCAAAAGCAGTAGAATAAAGGAAGTGGAACTGTTCAATGACTTCCTGTCTGTTGTTTTGCTCATTCACGAGGAAGCAGCATTGAAGCGGATGTTGAACACTGACGTCATGACATCATACCATGGATCGATGACATTACTGATCAATGTCTGAACTTTTCATTGGTCGCAATGAATGTGAAACGTCATCATCTTGTTTTGAAAATAAGCAAACATTTTATTcatcacatgcttcataaacaggtgaacagtgaaatgcttacggccCTTCCCAAAAATCATATAAAAATGATGAGGAATAGTAAAATGACATAGCTGATCTTTCTGCCATCAGTCCacttttcagaataaaagccttACTCTTGCTGCATCAGGTGTCCTACTTCCAATAGTCTACGTCTTTTATCCAAGATGAATCGTCATGTTTTATTAACTGATAATAATGCGTATGCTGATATTTGACAACTGCAGATATGAATCGTATAAAGTGAACCAGATTAAATTGAATAAActttgttttaaaaaaaaaaacgagaAGGCATTCTTGAGAGGTTTTATTTGTGAAAGAATCAATCCATTTCAAGAGTTGGTGAGAAGGTAACTTTACCTTCATAGAAAGCATACAGGTTCCTCTGGTGAGTTATGGACCGAAGTCAATAGTTGAAATGCAACAGGTCTGTTTTCTGTGCCTCCTAGTATATCTCTCATGAACAGATCCATACCAaataaaacaatacacacaacacaTGGAGAAAAACAGTGTTATGTTAGATAGAAATGTAAACAGAGCATCACTCTACCATTGTGGCAAGATGGAGTAGGTCCACACCTCCAGCTAGTGGTCATGTCGAGGACAACATCTTTGTAGCCAACCCTTTCCCTAACGTAGGtgaacctaattctcctaacctgaccCTCAGTATAAAAGGTAAACAGACGTGTTGAATAGTACCTGGAGGAAAACAGCTGCTGATATGGCTCGGATGTACGGCCTAAAACATCACATTGCTGTGAAAGTAGGCATGTCAGTGCAGCGCTTTAACAGTGGACTTTGAACTCTAATGAATAAGGCTTTTTGTCAAACCCAGTCCTTCAGGAACTGAGTTTGACGTGATTTTGTATACATAGATTCTAAAAACAGATGAATTGAACAAACTCAACATTCAGTGCAGGTTTCTATATTCTACTGCTGCTGGCACTGCACGCCATGGCCTCCCCCCTCATCATCGTCAATGTCCTCAAAGCTTGGCTTCCCTCCTCCACTGCTGGCGCTCCTCTGTTGAGAGTAGCTGCGATCCATCTCCTTCAGGTCTACCTCCTCCATGTCGTCTGAGACCAGCAGCTCCTCTCTGGGGGGAAGGAGGGCCTCCAGCCGGGGGAGGAGGTGCTCTGGCAGCCAGTGTTTATCTGGGAACTCCACCTGGTGGGGAGGAACGTAGAGAAATGGGTTATGGGTCGGATAGGTtccattccctatatacagtggcatgaaaaagtatgtggaccctttcgaaatacctggatttctgcataaattggtcttaattttatctgatcttcatctaggtcacaacaatagacaaacaccgtctgcttaaactaataaaaatgattgtatttttcttgtctatactgaatacatcatttaaacaatcacagtgtaggttgtaaaaagtatgtgaaccccaaggctaatgacttctccaaaagctaattggagtcaggagtcagctgacCTGGAGTCTAATCAATGAGAccagattggagatgttggttagggCCCATGCACCCTATCcttatatagtgctctacttatCTAGGGAAATAATGTGGCATTTCAGATAACCTGATACAggctctgcagcattgaaggttcccaagaagtgggcctccgtcattcttaaatggttccaaacttcttccaccaagactcttcctagagctggccatccgGCCAAACTGACCAATCAGGGGAGCCTTGCTGCAGAGCCTGTAttaagggtgcgttctgagccctctcctgtactccccgttcacccacgactgcgtggccatgcacgcctccaactccatcatcaagtttgcaaacgacactacagtggtaggcttgattaccacgaacaacgagacggcctacagggaggaggtcagggccctcggagtgtggtgtcaggaatataacctcacactcaacgtcaacaaaacaaaggagatgattgtggacttgagggagcagccccctatccacatcgaccggacagtagtggagagggtagtaagttaagttcctcggcgtatacatcacggacaaactgaattggtccacccacccagacagcgtggtgaagaaggcgcagcagcgcctcttcaacctcaggaggctgaagaactttggcttgtcaccaaaaacactcaaacttttacagatgcacaattgagagcatcctgtcgggctgtatcaccgcctggtacggcaactgctccgcccacaaccgtaaggctctccagagggtagtgaggtctgtacaacgcatcaccgggggcaaactacctgccctccaggacacctacaccacccgatgtcacaggaagaccatacagatcatcaaggacaacaaccacccgagccactgcctgttcaccccgctatcatccagaaggcgaggtcagtacaggtgcatcactgcctgttcaccccgctatcatccagaaggcgaggtcagtacaggtgcatcactgcctgttcaccccgctatcatccagaaggcgaggtcagtacaggtgcatcactgcctgttcacaccgctatcatccagaaggcgaggtcagtacaggtgcatcactgcctgttcaccccgctatcatccagaaggcgaggtcagtacaggtgcatcactgcctgttcacaccgctatcatccagaaggcgaggtcagtacaggtgcatcactgcctgttcaccccgctatcatccagaaggcgaggtcagtacaggtgcatcactgcctgttcaccctgctaccatccagaaggtgaggtcagtacaggtgcatcactgcctgttcaccccgctatcatccagaaggcgaggtcagtacaggtgtatcactgcctgttcaccccgctatcatccagaaggcgaggtcagtacaggtgcatcactgcctgttcaccccgctatcatccagaaggcgaggtcagtacaggtgcatcactgcctgttcaccccgctatcatccagaaggcgaggtcagtacaggtgcatcactgcctgttcaccccgctatcatccagaaggcgaggtcagtacaggtgcatcactgcctgttcacaccgctatcatccagaaggcgaggtcagtacaggtgcatcactgcctgttcaccccgctatcatccagaaggcgaggtcagtacaggtgcatcactgcctgttcacaccgctatcatccagaaggcgaggtcagtacaggtgcatcactgcctgttcaccccgctatcatccagaaggcgaggtcagtacaggtgcatcactgcctgttcaccccgctaccatccagaaggtgaggtcagtacaggtgcatcactgcctgttcaccccgctatcatccagaaggcgaggtcagtacaggtgcatcactgcctgttcaccccgctatcatccagaaggcgaggtcagtacaggtgcatcactgcctgttcaccccgctatcatccagaaggcgaggtcagtacaggtgcatcactgcctgttcaccccgctatcatccagaaggtgaggtcagtacaggtgcatcactgcctgttcaccccgctatcatccagaaggcgaggtcagtacaggtgcatcactgcctgttcaccccgctatcatccagaaggtgaggtcagtacaggtgcatcactgcctgttcaccccgctatcatccagaaggtgaggtcagtacaggtgcatcactgcctgttcaccccgctatcatccagaaggcgaggtcagtacaggtgcatcactgcctgttcaccccgctatcatccagaaggcgaggtcagtacaggtgcatcactgcctgttcaccccgctatcatccagaaggcgaggtcagtacaggtgcatcactgcctgttcaccccgctaccatccagaaggtgaggtcagtacaggtgcatcactgcctgttcaccccgctatcatccagaaggcgaggtcagtacaggtgcatcactgcctgttcaccccgctatcatccagaaggcgaggtcagtacaggtgcatcactgcctgttcaccccgctatcatccagaaggcgaggtcagtacaggtgcatcactgcctgttcaccccgctatcatccagaaggtgaggtcagtacaggtgcatcactgcctgttcaccccgctatcatccagaaggcgaggtcagtacaggtgcatcactgcctgttcaccccgctatcatccagaaggcgaggtcagtacaggtgcatcactgcctgttcaccccgctatcatccagaaggtgaggtcagtacaggtgcatcactgcctgttcaccccgctatcatccagaaggcgaggtcagtacaggtgcatcactgcctgttcaccccgctatcatccagaaggcgaggtcagtacaggtgcatcactgcctgttcaccccgctatcatccagaaggcgaggtcagtacaggtgcatcactgcctgttcaccccgctatcatccagaaggcgaggtcagtacaggtgcatcactgcctgttcaccccgctaccatccagaaggcgaggtcagtacaggtgcatcactgcctgttcaccccgctatcatccagaaggcgaggtcagtacaggtgcatcactgcctgttcaccccgctatcatccagaaggcgaggtcagtacaggtgcatcactgcctgttcaccccgctatcatccagaaggcgaggtcagtacaggtgcatcactgcctgttcaccccgctatcatccagaaggcgaggtcagtacaggtgcatcactgcctgttcaccccgctatcatccagaaggcgaggtcagtacaggtgcatcactgcctgttcaccccgctatcatccagaaggcgaggtcagtacaggtgcatcactgcctgttcaccccgctatcatccagaaggcgaggtcagtacaggtgcatcactgcctgttcaccccgttatcatccagaaggtgaggtcagtacaggtgcatcactgcctgttcaccccgctatcatccagaaggcgaggtcagtacaggtgcatcactgcctgttcaccccgctatcatccagaaggcgaggtcagtacaggtgcatcactgcctgttcaccccactatcatccagaaggcgaggtcagtacaggtgcatcactgcctgttcaccccgctatcatccagaaggcgaggtcagtacaggtgcatcactgcctgttcaccccgctatcatccagaaggcgaggtcagtacaggtgcatcaaagcggggaccgagagactgaaaaacagcttctatctcaaggccatcagactgttagactcaatcatggacactcttactgacagttgtggctgctttgtgcgatgtattgttgtctctaccgtcttgccctttgtgcccaataatgtttgtaccatgttttatgctgctgccatgctgtgttgttgtcttaggtctcactttatgtagtgttgtgttctctcttgtcgtgatgcgTGTTTTGCCCTAAATTTATAATCCCAGCCctcgtccctgcaggaggccttttgccttttggtaggccgtcattgtaaataagaatttgctcttaactgacttgcctagttaaataacagttaaataaatcaaataataaAACGTTTTGCTGATTTAGGTTCTCTCAGGAGCCACAGGTTACTGTAGGGTATGCAAGGTATTTAAACAGGGCTGATGGACCTTCAAagcttgtttgtttgtgtgtcagaACCAAGATTATTTGGAGTGGTCCAACCGGAGTCAGTTTTGTTTTTAAAGAAAACGGCTCGTCTCGTTCAACCTGACCCACGTTACCAGAGGTCCggtctctagcctaaacggttcaACCTGACCCACGTTACCAGAGGTCCggtctctagcctaaacggttcaACCTGACCCACGTTACCAGAGGTCCggtctctagcctaaacggttcaACCTGACCCACGTTACCAGAGGTCCggtctctagcctaaacggttcaACCTGACCCACGTTACCAGAGGTCCggtctctagcctaaacggttcaACCTGACCCACGTTACCAGAGGTCCggtctctagcctaaacggttcaACCTGACCCACGTTACCAGAGGTCCggtctctagcctaaacggttcaACCTGACCCACGTTACCAGAGGTCCggtctctagcctaaacggttcaTTATGACCCACGTTACCAGAGGTCCggtctctagcctaaacggttcaACCTGACCCAcgttaccagaggtctggtctctagcctaaacggttcaTTATGACCCACGTTACCAGAGGTCCGGTCTCTAACCTAAACGGTTCAACCTGACCCAcgttaccagaggtctggtctctagcctaaacggttcaACCTGACCCACGTTACCAGAGGTCCggtctctagcctaaacggttcaACCTGACCCACGTTACCAGAGGTCCggtctctagcctaaacggttcaACCTGACCCACGTTACCAGAGGTCCggtctctagcctaaacggttcaACCTGACCCACGTTACCAGAGGTCCggtctctagcctaaacggttcaTTATGACCCAcgttaccagaggtctggtctctagcctaaacggttcaTTATGACCCAcgttaccagaggtctggtctctagcctaaacggttcaACCTGACCCAcgttaccagaggtctggtctctagcctaaacggttcaTTATGACCCACGTTACCAGAGGTCCggtctctagcctaaacggttcaACCTGACCCAcgttaccagaggtctggtctctagcctaaacggttcaACCTGACCCACGTTACCAGAGGTCCggtctctagcctaaacggttcaACCTGACCCACGTTACCAGAGGTCCggtctctagcctaaacggttcaACCTGACCCACGTTACCAGAGGTCCggtctctagcctaaacggttcaACCTGACCCACGTTACCAGAGGTCCggtctctagcctaaacggttcaACCTGACCCACGTTACCAGAGGTCCggtctctagcctaaacggttcaACCTGACCCAcgttaccagaggtctggtctctagcctaaacggttcaACCTGACCCACGTTACCAGAGGTCCggtctctagcctaaacggttcaACCTGACCCACGTTACCAGAGGTCCggtctctagcctaaacggttcaACCTGACCCACGTTACCAGAGGTCCGGTCTCTAACCTAAACGGTTCAACCTGACCCACGTTACCAGAGGTCCggtctctagcctaaacggttcaACCTGACCCACGTTACCAGAGGTCCggtctctagcctaaacggttcaTTATGACCCAcgttaccagaggtctggtctctagcctaaacggttcaACCTGACCCAcgttaccagaggtctggtctctagcctaaacggttcaACCTGACCCAcgttaccagaggtctggtctctagcctaaacggttcaACCTGACCCAcgttaccagaggtctggtctctagcctaaacggttcaACCTGACCCAcgttaccagaggtctggtctctagcctaaacggttcaTTATGACCCAcgttaccagaggtctggtctctagcctaaacggttcaACCTGACCCAcgttaccagaggtctggtctctagcctaaacggttcaACCTGACCCAcgttaccagaggtctggtct of Salvelinus namaycush isolate Seneca unplaced genomic scaffold, SaNama_1.0 Scaffold719, whole genome shotgun sequence contains these proteins:
- the LOC120042578 gene encoding dnaJ homolog subfamily A member 4-like, whose amino-acid sequence is MPIHKDPYDRGQLIIQFQVEFPDKHWLPEHLLPRLEALLPPREELLVSDDMEEVDLKEMDRSYSQQRSASSGGGKPSFEDIDDDEGGGHGVQCQQQ